Proteins encoded in a region of the Streptomyces sp. NBC_00513 genome:
- the crcB gene encoding fluoride efflux transporter CrcB, with protein MNWLLVVAGAVVGAPLRYLTDRAVRGRHDSIFPWGTFVVNAAACLVLGVLAGATLAGAASSRLGLLLGTGLCGALSTYSTFSYETLRLLERGERFLAAANVLASVLVGLGAVHLGSQVSGRLFG; from the coding sequence GTGAACTGGCTGCTGGTGGTGGCCGGCGCGGTGGTCGGGGCGCCGCTGCGGTACCTGACGGACCGGGCCGTGCGCGGCCGCCACGACTCGATCTTCCCCTGGGGCACGTTCGTCGTGAACGCCGCCGCCTGCCTGGTGTTGGGGGTACTGGCCGGGGCGACGCTGGCCGGTGCGGCCTCCTCGCGGCTCGGCCTGCTGCTCGGCACCGGACTGTGCGGGGCACTCAGCACGTACTCGACGTTCTCGTACGAGACCCTGCGACTGCTCGAGCGCGGCGAGCGGTTCCTCGCCGCGGCGAACGTCCTGGCGTCGGTGCTGGTGGGGCTGGGCGCCGTGCACCTG
- a CDS encoding CrcB family protein: protein MTGTDEEDAASIDPDADPPGSTEPRGRVLGAIAVGGAIGASARHGAALLWPAAPGAFPWDTFWVNVLGCALIGVLMAAVAEDGRTSPHPLLRPFLGIGVLGGFTTFSTYALEFSGLLDEGLVPTALTYAGLTVVAALGAVWAGAAVTRAALRERGRA from the coding sequence AGGAGGACGCCGCGTCGATCGACCCCGACGCCGATCCACCCGGGAGCACCGAACCGCGGGGACGCGTCCTCGGGGCCATCGCGGTCGGCGGGGCGATCGGCGCCTCGGCGCGCCACGGGGCGGCCCTGCTGTGGCCGGCGGCCCCCGGGGCCTTTCCCTGGGACACCTTCTGGGTCAACGTCCTGGGCTGCGCGCTGATCGGCGTGCTCATGGCGGCGGTCGCCGAGGACGGCCGCACCTCGCCGCACCCGCTCCTGCGGCCCTTCCTCGGTATCGGGGTGCTCGGCGGCTTCACCACCTTCTCCACCTACGCCCTGGAGTTCTCCGGGCTGCTCGACGAGGGCCTCGTCCCGACCGCGCTGACGTACGCCGGTCTGACGGTGGTGGCCGCGCTGGGCGCGGTCTGGGCCGGTGCGGCGGTGACCCGGGCGGCGCTGCGGGAACGGGGGCGGGCGTGA